From Pseudoxanthomonas sp. CF385, a single genomic window includes:
- the rnfB gene encoding Rnf electron transport complex subunit RnfB produces the protein MPTAARCPACRCADARSVTTTMDATLVERLDRLLPQTQCGQCGFDGCRPYAEAMARGEAGIDHCPPGGDAGARALANLLQVPARPYDRSRGTHAPPIVAMVVEEDCIGCTKCIQACPVDAIIGGAKHMHVVIDPLCTGCELCVPACPVDCIVMVPAAS, from the coding sequence ATGCCGACAGCGGCGCGCTGCCCGGCATGCCGGTGCGCTGACGCGCGATCCGTCACTACGACGATGGACGCCACCCTCGTCGAACGCCTCGACCGCCTGTTGCCGCAGACCCAATGCGGCCAGTGCGGTTTCGATGGTTGCCGCCCGTATGCCGAAGCGATGGCGCGCGGCGAGGCCGGGATCGACCACTGCCCGCCCGGCGGCGATGCCGGCGCGCGTGCGCTGGCGAACCTGCTGCAGGTGCCTGCGCGTCCCTACGACCGCAGCCGTGGCACGCACGCGCCGCCGATCGTGGCGATGGTGGTGGAAGAAGACTGCATCGGCTGCACCAAGTGCATCCAGGCCTGCCCGGTGGACGCCATCATCGGCGGCGCCAAGCACATGCACGTGGTCATCGACCCGCTCTGCACGGGATGCGAGCTGTGCGTGCCCGCGTGCCCGGTGGATTGCATCGTGATGGTGCCCGCGGCCTCCTGA
- a CDS encoding TraB/GumN family protein → MPLKSLVVAGLLASASVLAADTAKAPAAPVPLLWKVSDKDNTVYLLGSFHLLRQSDYPLSADVEAAFDDAERLMFELAPEEMQSTAVQQLMLQAALRTDGKTLQQDLDATTWKRLETWAGKNGMPMVAFNSFEPWFVGLTISIVEMTKQGLDPKLGLDNHFMDKAKAAGKPTAGLEIAQEQIGVLDGMEAAEQRQFIVESLDQADKGSVETERLHQAWRRGDAEGLWTGMAADMKRQYPRLYRRINVDRNDAWVPKIQRILTQPGDDDALVVVGALHLLGEDGVVEKLRERGYKVERICSACGAGAR, encoded by the coding sequence ATGCCGCTGAAATCCCTCGTCGTGGCGGGCCTGCTCGCCAGCGCCTCCGTACTGGCGGCCGATACCGCCAAGGCGCCTGCCGCGCCGGTGCCGCTGCTGTGGAAGGTGTCGGACAAGGACAACACGGTGTACCTGCTGGGCTCGTTCCACCTGCTGCGGCAGAGCGATTACCCGCTGTCGGCGGATGTGGAGGCGGCGTTCGACGATGCGGAACGGCTGATGTTCGAACTGGCGCCGGAAGAAATGCAGTCCACGGCCGTGCAGCAGCTGATGCTGCAGGCGGCGCTGCGCACCGATGGCAAGACCCTGCAGCAGGATCTGGATGCCACGACCTGGAAGCGGCTCGAAACCTGGGCCGGCAAGAACGGCATGCCGATGGTGGCGTTCAACAGTTTCGAGCCCTGGTTCGTCGGCCTGACGATCAGCATCGTCGAGATGACCAAGCAAGGCCTGGACCCGAAGCTGGGATTGGACAACCACTTCATGGACAAGGCCAAGGCCGCGGGCAAGCCCACGGCGGGCCTTGAGATCGCGCAGGAACAGATCGGTGTGCTCGACGGCATGGAGGCCGCGGAGCAGCGCCAGTTCATCGTCGAGTCGCTGGACCAGGCGGACAAGGGATCGGTGGAGACCGAGCGCCTGCACCAGGCCTGGCGTCGTGGCGACGCCGAAGGCCTGTGGACCGGCATGGCGGCGGACATGAAGCGCCAATACCCGCGCCTGTATCGGCGCATCAACGTGGACCGCAACGACGCGTGGGTGCCCAAGATCCAGCGGATCCTCACCCAGCCCGGCGACGACGATGCGCTGGTGGTGGTGGGCGCCCTGCACCTGCTCGGCGAGGACGGCGTGGTCGAGAAGCTGCGCGAGCGCGGCTACAAGGTGGAACGCATCTGTTCCGCGTGCGGGGCAGGCGCGCGCTGA
- a CDS encoding DUF1684 domain-containing protein: MKTGWLGMAMLLGLLVGCGGADEKAGAAGKVVDARFLADNTAWRATRKNELLAPDGWTSLVGLHWIELKSHFIGSSPASGIKLVVGPPKMGMLAQQDGRIFFTPERGVDLTLNGEPLKGRVELQSDRDATPGVIGFDEGKGALSVIERGGRHALRVKYADAESRTQFVGLDYWPALESWRVEGRYIPHPPGKTLTIVDVIGVANESPNPGAVEFERDGKTFRMEALGSPDGPLFFVLADRTSGHGSYPAGRFLDAEAPRDGKVVLDFNRAYNPPCAFTPYATCPLPPAENRLDLLVDAGEKAYAKPIKVL, from the coding sequence ATGAAGACAGGATGGCTGGGGATGGCCATGCTGCTGGGGTTGCTGGTGGGGTGTGGCGGTGCGGACGAGAAGGCCGGCGCAGCCGGCAAGGTCGTCGATGCCCGCTTCCTCGCCGACAACACGGCCTGGCGCGCGACGCGCAAGAACGAACTGCTGGCACCGGATGGCTGGACCAGTCTGGTGGGCCTGCACTGGATCGAGCTGAAATCGCACTTCATCGGCAGCAGCCCCGCCAGCGGTATCAAGTTGGTCGTCGGGCCGCCGAAGATGGGCATGCTGGCGCAGCAGGACGGCCGCATCTTCTTCACGCCCGAGCGCGGCGTGGACCTCACGCTCAACGGCGAACCGCTGAAGGGCAGGGTGGAGCTGCAGAGCGATCGCGATGCGACGCCGGGCGTGATCGGCTTCGATGAAGGCAAGGGCGCGTTGTCGGTGATCGAGCGCGGCGGCCGCCATGCCCTGCGCGTCAAATACGCCGATGCCGAATCGCGCACCCAGTTCGTCGGCCTGGACTACTGGCCTGCGCTGGAGAGCTGGCGCGTCGAAGGCCGCTACATTCCGCACCCGCCGGGCAAGACGCTCACCATCGTCGACGTGATCGGCGTGGCCAACGAATCGCCCAATCCGGGCGCGGTGGAGTTCGAACGCGACGGCAAGACGTTCCGGATGGAAGCGCTCGGGTCGCCTGACGGTCCGCTGTTCTTCGTGCTCGCCGACCGCACCAGCGGCCATGGCAGCTACCCGGCCGGTCGCTTCCTCGATGCCGAGGCGCCGCGCGACGGCAAGGTGGTGCTGGACTTCAATCGCGCCTATAACCCGCCGTGCGCATTCACGCCGTACGCCACGTGTCCGCTGCCGCCGGCCGAGAACCGCCTGGACCTGCTGGTCGATGCGGGCGAGAAGGCGTACGCCAAACCGATCAAAGTGCTCTGA
- the mutL gene encoding DNA mismatch repair endonuclease MutL, whose product MPIRQLPDTLINQIAAGEVVERPASVVKELVENALDAGARRVDIDLEEGGVRLIRIRDDGGGIAPEELPLAVSRHATSKIASLDDLEAVATLGFRGEALPSIASVSRFSLTSRRPQDAHGASLQVDGGKLGEVSPKPHAVGTTVEVRELFYNVPARRKFLRAERTEMSHIEEWLRSLALARPDIELRVSHNGRPSRRYKADELESLARLDETLGEDFARSALRVDHAAAGLRLHGWIAQPSYSRASADQQYVYVNGRSVRDRNIAHGVKMAYQDVLFHGRQPAYVLFLELDPTRVDVNVHPAKHEVRFRDTRLVHDFVYRTLHDALAETRAGTVPQDLAASPFVQRAATPMTSAWMPTQQSPLGLSVAEAPAAYAALYASAPDAMPGAAAGYSAPSLPVMPANDPEGVPPLGFAIAQLHGIYILAENADGLIVVDMHAAHERIGYEKLKQAHDGIGLRAQPLLVPRVLSVAEREADVAEREAATLALLGFDITRAGPQSLSVRSIPALLSNADPEALLRDVLADLREHGESRRVAAARDELLSTMACHGAVRANRRLTLPEMNALLREMEITERSGQCNHGRPTWARFSLNEIDRWFLRGR is encoded by the coding sequence GTGCCGATCCGTCAGCTCCCCGACACCCTGATCAACCAGATCGCCGCCGGCGAAGTCGTCGAACGCCCCGCGTCCGTCGTCAAGGAGCTCGTGGAAAACGCGCTCGACGCCGGTGCCCGGCGCGTGGATATCGACCTCGAAGAGGGCGGCGTCCGCCTGATCCGCATCCGCGACGACGGCGGCGGCATCGCGCCGGAGGAACTGCCGCTGGCGGTGTCGCGGCACGCCACCAGCAAGATCGCCTCGCTCGACGACCTGGAAGCGGTGGCCACCCTCGGGTTCCGCGGCGAAGCGCTGCCATCGATCGCATCGGTCAGCCGGTTCTCGTTGACGTCGCGCCGGCCGCAGGACGCGCACGGCGCCTCGCTGCAGGTGGACGGCGGCAAGCTCGGCGAGGTGTCGCCCAAGCCGCATGCGGTCGGCACCACGGTGGAAGTCCGCGAGCTGTTCTACAACGTGCCGGCGCGGCGCAAGTTCCTGCGCGCGGAACGCACGGAGATGAGCCACATCGAGGAATGGCTGCGCTCGCTGGCGTTGGCGCGCCCCGATATCGAGCTGCGCGTGTCCCACAACGGCCGGCCGTCGCGGCGCTACAAGGCGGACGAACTCGAATCCCTCGCGCGCCTGGATGAAACGCTGGGCGAGGACTTCGCCCGCAGCGCGCTGCGCGTGGACCATGCCGCGGCCGGGCTGCGCCTGCATGGCTGGATCGCGCAACCCAGCTACTCGCGCGCCAGCGCCGACCAGCAATACGTGTACGTCAACGGCCGGTCGGTGCGCGACCGCAACATCGCGCATGGCGTGAAGATGGCGTACCAGGACGTGCTCTTCCATGGCCGGCAGCCTGCGTACGTACTGTTCCTGGAACTCGACCCCACGCGCGTCGACGTCAACGTGCACCCGGCCAAGCACGAAGTCCGCTTCCGCGACACCCGGCTGGTGCACGATTTCGTCTACCGCACGTTGCACGATGCACTGGCGGAAACGCGCGCCGGCACCGTGCCGCAGGATCTTGCGGCATCGCCGTTCGTGCAGCGCGCCGCTACGCCGATGACGTCCGCGTGGATGCCGACGCAGCAGTCGCCGCTGGGGCTCTCGGTGGCGGAAGCGCCGGCCGCCTACGCGGCGCTCTATGCGTCGGCGCCGGATGCAATGCCGGGCGCGGCGGCGGGCTACTCCGCGCCCTCGCTGCCGGTGATGCCGGCGAACGATCCGGAGGGCGTGCCACCGCTGGGTTTCGCCATCGCGCAGCTGCACGGCATCTACATCCTGGCCGAGAACGCCGACGGACTGATCGTCGTCGACATGCATGCCGCGCATGAGCGCATCGGCTACGAAAAGCTGAAGCAGGCGCACGACGGCATCGGCCTGCGCGCCCAGCCGTTGCTGGTCCCGCGCGTACTGTCGGTCGCCGAGCGCGAGGCCGACGTGGCCGAACGCGAAGCCGCCACGCTCGCATTGCTGGGCTTCGACATCACCCGCGCCGGGCCGCAGTCGCTCAGCGTGCGCAGCATTCCGGCGCTGCTGTCCAACGCCGATCCGGAAGCCTTGCTGCGCGACGTGCTGGCCGATCTGCGCGAGCACGGCGAGAGCCGTCGCGTGGCCGCGGCGCGCGACGAACTGCTGTCGACGATGGCCTGCCATGGCGCCGTACGCGCGAACCGGCGCCTGACGCTGCCCGAGATGAACGCCCTGCTGCGCGAGATGGAGATCACCGAGCGCTCCGGGCAATGCAATCACGGCCGCCCGACCTGGGCGCGCTTTTCCTTGAACGAGATCGACCGCTGGTTCCTGCGAGGACGTTGA
- a CDS encoding N-acetylmuramoyl-L-alanine amidase, with protein MPTTVTLRAALAGLLAVLPLSLWAGEVTGVSIAQGATGTRAEIQLAGAGQYKTLSLKGPDRLVVDLPASKARAGLRLPAPAGIVRAVRTGQPDPNTLRIVFDLASPVAALNPRMEQAGESSRLVIEWPGDGAAPAASTQAVASAPSTTAPPPTPTSASQAQADAARATALLTAQVAQAGQAPAATPPSTTVSASPSPQAILNGQSTATVVPADAGSPPPTYTIATGQPTPMPGSAAANVASDTAAATPKASPVVTAGMRPLVIAIDPGHGGQDPGAIGPSGRYEKHAVLAISKELARQINATPGMKAYLVRDTDVYVERPQRARKARAAKADMFVSIHADAAENRSAWGSSVYVLSLRGASSQHARWLADKENASDLVGGVRLTKDTLSNVLLDLAQSGHMKASQDAAGHVLTSLKDLGKTHKPQIEFANFEVLRNSDMPAMLVETGFISNADEEKRLFDPAHQRKVAGAVLDGIQSYFTRQPPPGTLFAARAQAEAEARSVAAGGAAGAP; from the coding sequence ATGCCCACCACCGTTACGCTGCGCGCCGCCCTCGCGGGCCTGCTGGCCGTGCTGCCGCTATCGCTGTGGGCCGGCGAAGTCACCGGTGTGAGCATCGCGCAGGGAGCTACCGGCACCCGCGCGGAGATCCAACTGGCGGGTGCCGGGCAGTACAAGACCCTCAGCCTGAAAGGCCCGGATCGCCTCGTCGTCGACCTGCCGGCGTCGAAGGCGCGTGCAGGGCTGCGGCTGCCGGCGCCTGCCGGCATCGTGCGCGCGGTGCGGACCGGGCAGCCCGATCCGAACACGCTGCGCATCGTCTTCGACCTCGCTTCGCCCGTGGCCGCGCTCAATCCGCGCATGGAGCAGGCCGGCGAGTCCTCGCGCCTGGTGATCGAATGGCCGGGCGATGGCGCCGCACCCGCGGCGTCGACGCAGGCGGTCGCGAGCGCGCCCTCGACGACGGCTCCGCCGCCCACCCCGACATCCGCATCGCAGGCCCAGGCCGACGCCGCGCGCGCGACCGCGCTGCTGACAGCGCAGGTCGCACAGGCAGGCCAAGCGCCTGCCGCGACGCCGCCGTCGACCACGGTCAGCGCGTCGCCTTCGCCCCAGGCCATCCTCAACGGTCAATCGACGGCCACCGTGGTGCCGGCTGACGCCGGTAGCCCGCCGCCGACCTACACCATCGCCACCGGCCAGCCGACGCCGATGCCGGGCTCGGCTGCCGCGAACGTCGCGTCGGACACGGCTGCGGCGACACCGAAGGCATCGCCCGTCGTCACCGCCGGCATGCGCCCGCTGGTGATCGCCATCGATCCTGGCCACGGCGGCCAGGACCCCGGCGCGATCGGCCCGAGCGGCCGCTACGAAAAGCACGCGGTGCTGGCCATCTCCAAGGAGCTGGCGCGGCAGATCAACGCCACGCCCGGCATGAAGGCCTATCTGGTCCGCGACACCGACGTCTACGTCGAGCGTCCGCAGCGGGCCCGCAAGGCGCGCGCGGCCAAGGCGGACATGTTCGTCTCCATCCACGCCGATGCCGCGGAAAACCGCAGTGCCTGGGGTTCGTCGGTGTACGTCCTGTCCCTGCGCGGCGCGTCCTCGCAGCACGCGCGCTGGCTGGCCGACAAGGAAAACGCCTCCGACCTGGTCGGTGGCGTGCGGCTGACCAAGGACACGCTGTCCAACGTGCTGCTCGACCTCGCCCAGAGCGGCCACATGAAGGCCTCGCAGGACGCGGCCGGGCATGTGCTGACCTCGCTGAAGGACCTGGGCAAGACCCACAAGCCGCAGATCGAGTTCGCCAACTTCGAAGTGCTGCGCAACTCCGACATGCCGGCCATGCTGGTGGAGACGGGCTTCATCTCCAATGCGGACGAGGAAAAGCGCCTGTTCGATCCCGCGCATCAGCGCAAGGTGGCGGGCGCGGTGCTGGACGGCATCCAGTCCTACTTCACCCGCCAGCCCCCGCCGGGCACGCTGTTCGCGGCCCGCGCGCAGGCCGAGGCCGAAGCACGCAGTGTTGCGGCGGGTGGGGCCGCCGGCGCGCCCTGA
- the tsaE gene encoding tRNA (adenosine(37)-N6)-threonylcarbamoyltransferase complex ATPase subunit type 1 TsaE, translated as MHLFLADSDATESLGQALARTRPAHAVVHLRGDLGAGKSTLARALLRALGVAGAIRSPTYTLVERYPVAGGEAWHLDLYRIGDAGELEFLGLDEGAAVLWLVEWPERGGASLPPADLVVSLQVEDSGRAAVCEAGSPEGERWLARVAAEGQLQASVAQTG; from the coding sequence ATGCACTTGTTCCTTGCCGACAGCGACGCCACCGAATCCCTGGGTCAGGCACTCGCGCGCACGCGTCCCGCGCATGCCGTCGTGCACCTGCGCGGCGATCTCGGCGCGGGCAAGTCGACGCTGGCGCGTGCGCTGTTGCGTGCGCTCGGTGTGGCCGGTGCGATCCGCAGCCCGACCTATACGCTGGTCGAGCGTTATCCGGTGGCGGGCGGCGAGGCCTGGCACCTGGACCTCTACCGCATCGGCGATGCCGGCGAACTCGAGTTCCTCGGTCTGGACGAGGGGGCTGCAGTGCTTTGGCTCGTGGAATGGCCGGAACGCGGCGGCGCCTCGCTGCCGCCGGCCGACCTGGTGGTATCCCTGCAGGTCGAGGACAGCGGGCGCGCGGCCGTCTGCGAAGCCGGTTCCCCGGAGGGCGAGCGCTGGCTTGCGCGGGTCGCGGCGGAAGGCCAGTTGCAGGCATCAGTTGCCCAGACTGGTTAG
- a CDS encoding NAD(P)H-hydrate dehydratase — protein MSGTVPLYSTLAARALDAHATRLLGGDSYTLMQRAGQVAWRHVLMHWPDAQRIVVVCGPGSNGGDGYVLARHAHRAGRAVDVVHLHEHGPANPVAQRACTDYVAAGGRVTLFDGALPVAGLVVDALFGIGFSRAPEAGSHALIDAINAQAVPVFSLDVPSGVDADRGGVPGVAVVATRTLQFIARHAGLHTGDALEYTGVLSLDDLDVPAEAFDGVQTHASLLDQDALALWLLPRRRNTHKGESGHVLCIGGDDGSGGAVALCADAALRAGAGLVSVATRAVHVSAILARRPEAMVRGVESSEDLAPMLARAGVIAIGPGLGQGDWARALLQQALRSGRPLVVDADALNLLASTPQALHDAVLTPHPGEAARLLDCTTAEIQSDRFNAARAIAQRHACVVVLKGAGTIVAAPDGVLQVIDAGNPGMAVGGMGDVLTGVIAALRAQGLSAFDAASAGALLHALAGDAAAWDGQRGLLPSDLMPHLRRLANP, from the coding sequence ATGTCAGGCACCGTGCCCCTGTACTCCACCCTTGCCGCGCGGGCGCTGGATGCGCATGCCACGCGCCTGCTGGGGGGCGATAGCTACACGCTGATGCAGCGGGCGGGGCAGGTGGCGTGGCGGCATGTGCTGATGCACTGGCCCGATGCGCAGCGCATCGTCGTGGTGTGCGGCCCCGGCAGCAACGGCGGCGACGGCTACGTGCTGGCGCGGCATGCGCATCGTGCGGGGCGCGCGGTCGACGTGGTCCATCTGCACGAGCACGGACCGGCCAACCCCGTTGCCCAGCGCGCCTGCACCGACTACGTGGCCGCAGGTGGACGCGTGACCCTGTTCGATGGCGCGCTGCCGGTGGCCGGTCTGGTGGTGGATGCGCTGTTCGGTATCGGCTTTTCGCGCGCTCCGGAGGCCGGCTCGCATGCGCTGATCGATGCCATCAACGCCCAGGCCGTGCCGGTGTTTTCGCTGGACGTTCCCAGCGGCGTCGATGCCGACCGCGGCGGCGTGCCCGGGGTGGCGGTGGTGGCGACGCGCACGCTGCAGTTCATCGCCCGGCATGCGGGCCTGCATACCGGCGACGCGCTGGAATACACCGGTGTGCTGTCACTGGACGATCTCGACGTGCCCGCCGAAGCCTTCGATGGCGTGCAGACGCATGCGTCGCTGCTCGACCAGGATGCGCTGGCGCTCTGGTTGCTGCCGCGTCGTCGCAATACGCACAAGGGCGAGTCCGGCCACGTGCTGTGCATCGGTGGCGACGACGGCAGCGGCGGTGCGGTCGCGCTGTGCGCGGACGCCGCGCTGCGCGCTGGGGCCGGGCTGGTGAGCGTGGCGACGCGCGCCGTGCATGTCAGCGCGATCCTCGCGCGTCGTCCGGAAGCGATGGTGCGCGGCGTCGAATCGTCGGAAGATCTGGCGCCGATGCTCGCGCGCGCCGGCGTCATCGCGATCGGGCCTGGCCTGGGGCAGGGCGATTGGGCACGCGCCTTGCTGCAGCAGGCATTGCGCAGCGGACGTCCGCTCGTCGTCGATGCGGATGCCTTGAACCTGCTGGCATCGACGCCGCAGGCGCTGCACGATGCGGTGCTCACGCCGCATCCCGGGGAAGCCGCGCGTTTGCTCGACTGCACGACGGCCGAGATCCAGTCGGACCGCTTCAACGCCGCGCGCGCCATCGCGCAGCGCCATGCATGCGTGGTCGTGCTGAAGGGTGCGGGCACGATCGTGGCCGCGCCCGACGGAGTGCTGCAGGTGATCGATGCCGGTAATCCCGGCATGGCGGTGGGCGGGATGGGCGACGTGCTTACCGGCGTGATCGCCGCATTGCGCGCGCAGGGCCTGTCGGCCTTCGATGCCGCCAGCGCCGGCGCGCTGCTGCATGCACTGGCCGGCGACGCCGCCGCGTGGGATGGGCAGCGTGGATTGCTGCCTTCGGACCTGATGCCGCACCTGCGCCGCCTCGCCAATCCCTGA
- the queG gene encoding tRNA epoxyqueuosine(34) reductase QueG, protein MPVPGPPSPLPAPAALAERVRALAREFGFQRCGITGIELGEDEQHLRDWLAQGLYGSMDWMAHHGDKRSRPQELIPGTLRVISVGLDYGRNDSDDAWNTLADGRRAYVARYALGRDYHKLMRNRLQKLAERLQEEFGAFGHRVFVDSAPVLERALARNAGLGWIGKHTCLIDKDGGSWFFLGEIYVDLPLPVDAPATAHCGTCTRCIEVCPTQAITAPYRLDARRCISYLTIEHEGAIPEELRPAIGNRIFGCDDCQLVCPWNKFAQRTDEPDFRARNDLDVATLPQLFAWSEEEFLRRTEGSAIRRSGHERWLRNIAVALGNAPTTPDVLAALASRRDDPSAVVREHVNWALDRHAPL, encoded by the coding sequence ATGCCCGTGCCCGGACCGCCCTCGCCTCTCCCCGCCCCCGCCGCGCTCGCCGAGCGCGTGCGCGCGCTGGCTCGCGAATTCGGTTTCCAGCGCTGCGGCATCACCGGTATCGAACTGGGCGAAGACGAGCAACACCTGCGCGACTGGCTGGCCCAGGGCCTGTACGGCTCGATGGACTGGATGGCGCACCACGGCGACAAGCGTTCGCGCCCGCAGGAGCTGATCCCCGGCACGCTGCGGGTGATCTCGGTGGGCCTGGACTACGGGCGCAACGACAGCGACGATGCCTGGAACACCCTCGCCGACGGCCGGCGCGCCTACGTGGCGCGGTATGCGCTGGGGCGCGACTACCACAAGCTGATGCGCAACCGGCTGCAGAAACTGGCCGAGCGGCTGCAGGAGGAGTTCGGTGCATTCGGGCACCGCGTGTTCGTCGATTCGGCGCCGGTGCTGGAGCGCGCGCTCGCGCGCAACGCGGGCTTGGGCTGGATCGGCAAGCACACCTGCCTGATCGACAAGGATGGCGGGTCGTGGTTCTTCCTCGGCGAGATCTATGTCGACCTGCCGCTACCGGTCGACGCGCCGGCGACCGCGCACTGCGGCACCTGCACGCGCTGCATCGAGGTCTGCCCGACGCAGGCGATCACCGCGCCCTACCGGCTGGACGCGCGCCGCTGCATTTCCTATCTGACGATCGAGCACGAAGGCGCGATCCCCGAGGAACTGAGGCCCGCGATCGGCAACCGCATCTTCGGCTGCGACGACTGCCAGCTGGTCTGCCCCTGGAACAAGTTCGCCCAGCGCACCGACGAACCGGACTTCCGCGCGCGCAACGATCTGGACGTCGCGACGCTGCCGCAGCTGTTCGCGTGGAGCGAAGAGGAATTCCTGCGCCGCACCGAAGGCTCGGCCATCCGCCGCAGCGGCCACGAACGCTGGTTGCGCAACATCGCCGTCGCCCTCGGCAACGCGCCCACGACGCCCGACGTGCTCGCCGCACTGGCGAGCCGCCGGGACGATCCTTCAGCCGTGGTGCGCGAGCACGTCAACTGGGCGCTGGACCGGCACGCGCCCCTTTAG
- the pgi gene encoding glucose-6-phosphate isomerase, whose translation MSNGFDALHSHATRLRGSTLGELLAREPDRVAAHTLRSGPLYFNFARQSYDAPAVQTLLTQAQAADLTGAFRRLFDGEKVNVTEGRAALHTALRGQLSDAVVAREAHASALEVRKRMAALVAQLEASGITDIVSVGIGGSDLGPRLVADALRDPLPGRFRVHFLSNVDGAAAQRTLAPLDPARTAAILISKTFGTQETLLNGGILRDWLGGSDRLYAVSANPERAAASFAIDAARVLPMWDWVGGRYSLWSAVGLPIALAIGFDRFERLLAGASAFDAHVIGTPLADNIAVRHALTAVWNRNVLGHAAQGVMTYDQRLALLPAYLQQLVMESLGKSVMLDGSPVGVDTVPVWWGGAGTDVQHSFFQALHQGTQIVPLDFVGTVRNDDPYGENHLALMSNLLAQSEALANGQASDDPHRSYAGGRPSTMILLDALTPESLGGLIAMYEHSVYAQSVLWGINAFDQFGVELGKQLANGLLPALKGETEAKDPVTRALLAEIAARG comes from the coding sequence ATGAGCAACGGCTTCGACGCGCTGCACTCCCACGCCACGCGCCTGCGCGGCTCCACTCTGGGCGAGTTGCTGGCGCGCGAGCCCGACCGCGTCGCCGCGCACACCCTGCGTAGCGGTCCGCTGTACTTCAACTTCGCGCGCCAGTCGTACGACGCGCCGGCCGTGCAGACCCTGCTCACGCAGGCGCAGGCCGCCGACCTCACGGGCGCGTTCCGTCGCCTGTTCGATGGCGAGAAGGTCAACGTCACCGAAGGGCGCGCGGCACTCCACACCGCGCTGCGTGGCCAGCTTTCCGATGCGGTTGTCGCGCGCGAGGCCCACGCCAGTGCACTCGAAGTGCGCAAGCGCATGGCAGCATTGGTCGCGCAGCTGGAAGCCAGCGGCATCACCGACATCGTCAGCGTCGGCATCGGCGGTTCAGATCTCGGGCCGCGGCTGGTGGCCGACGCACTGCGCGATCCGCTGCCCGGGCGCTTCCGCGTGCACTTCCTGTCCAACGTCGACGGCGCGGCGGCACAGCGGACGCTGGCCCCGCTGGACCCCGCGCGTACCGCGGCGATCCTGATTTCCAAGACCTTCGGCACCCAGGAGACGCTGCTCAACGGCGGCATCCTGCGCGACTGGCTGGGCGGTAGCGATCGCCTGTATGCCGTCAGCGCCAATCCCGAGCGCGCCGCAGCCTCGTTCGCGATCGATGCCGCGCGCGTGCTGCCGATGTGGGATTGGGTCGGCGGCCGTTATTCGCTGTGGTCGGCCGTGGGCCTGCCGATCGCGCTGGCGATCGGGTTCGATCGCTTCGAACGCCTGCTGGCGGGTGCCTCGGCCTTCGACGCGCATGTCATCGGAACGCCGCTCGCCGACAACATCGCCGTGCGCCACGCCCTCACCGCGGTGTGGAACCGCAACGTGCTCGGCCACGCCGCGCAGGGCGTGATGACCTACGACCAGCGCCTGGCCCTGCTGCCGGCCTACCTGCAGCAGCTCGTCATGGAGAGCCTGGGCAAGTCGGTGATGCTGGACGGCAGCCCCGTAGGCGTCGACACGGTGCCGGTGTGGTGGGGCGGTGCGGGCACCGACGTGCAGCACAGCTTTTTCCAGGCGCTGCACCAGGGCACGCAGATCGTGCCGCTGGATTTCGTGGGCACCGTGCGCAACGACGATCCCTACGGCGAGAACCACCTGGCGCTGATGTCCAACCTGCTGGCGCAGAGCGAAGCGCTGGCGAACGGCCAGGCCAGCGACGATCCGCACCGCAGCTACGCCGGCGGGCGCCCGAGCACGATGATCCTGCTGGACGCGCTGACCCCCGAATCGCTCGGCGGCCTGATCGCGATGTACGAGCACAGCGTCTACGCGCAGTCGGTGCTCTGGGGCATCAATGCGTTCGACCAGTTCGGCGTGGAGCTCGGCAAGCAGCTGGCGAACGGCTTGCTGCCGGCGCTGAAAGGCGAAACCGAGGCGAAGGACCCGGTCACGCGCGCGTTGCTCGCCGAGATCGCCGCGCGCGGTTGA
- the panD gene encoding aspartate 1-decarboxylase: protein MHLSLLKTKIHRATVTHSELNYEGSIAIDGLLLDATGIREFEQVHIWDVTNGARFSTYAIRADEGSGIVSLNGGAARHVQVGDLIIIAAFASMSEQEADQFQPTLVYVDGQNRITHTNRSIPKQAA, encoded by the coding sequence ATGCACCTCAGCCTGCTCAAGACCAAGATCCACCGCGCGACCGTCACCCATTCCGAGCTGAACTACGAAGGCTCCATCGCCATCGACGGCCTGCTGCTGGACGCCACCGGCATCCGCGAATTCGAACAGGTGCACATCTGGGACGTCACCAACGGCGCGCGCTTTTCGACGTATGCGATCCGTGCCGACGAGGGCAGCGGCATCGTGTCGCTCAACGGCGGCGCCGCGCGCCACGTGCAGGTAGGCGACCTGATCATCATCGCGGCGTTCGCATCGATGAGCGAGCAGGAAGCCGACCAGTTCCAGCCGACCCTGGTGTACGTGGACGGCCAGAACCGCATCACCCACACCAACCGCAGCATCCCCAAGCAGGCGGCCTGA